In one window of Lewinella sp. 4G2 DNA:
- a CDS encoding SMI1/KNR4 family protein: MLAYRSSGLLVPIDYLSGVKDAACVGCVRWARKEQQLLSELTLQDIIYFNLYQFWDSNSTSNSRLTNKSIKMAEQKLGVDLPELYIDLLKVQNGGYTKGFAYPMTIETSWSKNHIPLYELFGIDLYHGPGNSSNILYSTYMIEEWGLPEKQVLLSGDGHWWITLDYRKSTIPSVNWIDCECSEDIHVANNFTDFINGLVSEEAFAD; the protein is encoded by the coding sequence ATGCTCGCTTATCGGTCCAGTGGCCTTTTAGTTCCTATTGACTATCTTAGTGGAGTCAAGGACGCGGCCTGCGTGGGCTGCGTTCGTTGGGCGAGAAAAGAACAACAGCTGTTATCTGAATTAACTTTACAGGATATAATATATTTCAATCTTTATCAGTTTTGGGATAGCAATAGCACAAGCAACTCAAGATTGACTAACAAGTCAATCAAAATGGCTGAACAAAAACTAGGTGTAGATCTTCCTGAATTATATATAGATCTACTTAAGGTCCAAAATGGAGGATACACAAAGGGGTTTGCCTATCCTATGACTATTGAGACTTCATGGTCAAAAAATCATATTCCTCTCTACGAACTGTTTGGTATTGATTTATACCACGGGCCGGGAAATTCTTCAAATATTTTGTACTCAACCTACATGATTGAAGAATGGGGCTTACCTGAAAAACAGGTTTTGCTATCAGGTGATGGACATTGGTGGATAACGCTGGACTATCGTAAATCTACTATACCTTCTGTAAATTGGATTGATTGTGAATGTAGCGAAGACATACATGTTGCAAACAACTTCACAGATTTTATTAATGGACTAGTAAGTGAAGAGGCTTTTGCTGACTAA